The following proteins are encoded in a genomic region of Liolophura sinensis isolate JHLJ2023 chromosome 7, CUHK_Ljap_v2, whole genome shotgun sequence:
- the LOC135470211 gene encoding LOW QUALITY PROTEIN: helicase ARIP4-like (The sequence of the model RefSeq protein was modified relative to this genomic sequence to represent the inferred CDS: deleted 1 base in 1 codon; substituted 1 base at 1 genomic stop codon): MAENSCQLSDEKFIGNNILQQDESLDSYLDGQSVSATPAGSLKSGGLAELEEEGDTSSKFSFSGSDEQDLSDIISDRNIMDDNSNSNINTAQNSNEDSSNGAGENEDSSDDDDDDDDDDAEVSEESDQSDGEKDDEEDEEDDDGGDNEGNENDDDQQGDKEVKNEGEMEVDKEELPTPVVKAEAEIDASKTSLTSPTEAAQEPSQDQHQDVDEKKSLGSGKKTIKYYAGWIKEEEKKGYQRXKQKNKKKTSQSKKSGKKKKSSHERKNIREILKEDELESETVAAQAAELERRKRLMDLKGVQRETRQSESEEPCGLPEKDSELRSLLQAAEAEVCATSNDDIILMETEDEKIKMAPKPPPPPVPHDVITLSSDDEEEEIVGRVGSQGSTAARTEEDYDDEDLCGTQEEEEEDSTDDPNDSGFHINDQENQPDAQGRVLVNVKHPSEDPDVFLAPQIARVIKPHQIGGIRFLYDNLVESLSRFKSSAGFGCILAHSMGLGKTIQLVAFIDVFLRETTAKTVLCIVPINTLQNWMSEFNMWLPSPGSENLRKGDRPRMQKVYLLNDSHKTMSARASVIENWCVTGGVLLMGYEMYRLLCSRKNPIYQKPKRPKKCAKPEIIDLEEEDRNKMLLVDIQSALVRPGPDLVVCDEGHRIKNSHAGISQSLKNIRTKRRVVLTGYPLQNNLLEYWCMVDFVRPNYLGSKTEFCNMFERPIMNGQCVDSTIKDIKIMRYRAHVLHSLLEGFVQRRGHTVLRYNLPPKQEFVFLVKLSPIQRAVYKQFMECIESGTMSSWETTNPLKAFSVCCKIWNHPDVLHKVLAQKRMSAADDNDLDIDTESKANGEAGKSKKKKRVNNLPSDESYGEKNVISYDWAEPVMKDYREGLLESGGKMVLLFEILQKSLSLGEKMLVFSQSLFTLNIIEEFLSKQKVDRPNLDEYWCRNKNYFRLDGATAGTDREKLINQFNAPDNDRVWLFLLSTRAGSLGINLIGANRVVVMDASWNPCHDCQAVCRVYRYGQQKNCYVYRFVSENTLEKKIYERQINKQGMSDRVVDELNPENNFTRGQVESLLHYEDKDFPAPDLSNADEMFDDDVLLHTLKKHNNWVTQLPFTHESLLIDKKELRLSKQEKRLAKQSYAMEKKLNVSYSRPSYAAYYPKYAPGGRFTPRGASPKHGRPIASVKPIMSTPVPVQSHPVLGPSGQSTFPLQQLVRPGVSVHQVITTTDIVLPGSNTASNARPVNRIAAGQNVLVIKTTKGVYIRTSDGKIFAVRSRADQQSIQSEISNQTTSSNIHMTTPTTTNSMAGNINPLVGMAKQVERTLQKRGDPSASKNCDLLANIYAQTKTVNSLLNKPLEPDNTAETKSKETPVSTTPSIQLQRSVPKVVPTVTATLSNKLAGVKTYRKEQESSPKTSTSSSALIDSLFDSESESESESVGKTPGDVQSFETNMNTSKNFKMVAPFEPNVSKEAVTNGNQLWPLKSFESDSQARGGTENNTRANNQMGTHISQPSTTMINSYPIRRFESDWSSGLTSSPSDVSRESRDLDFDSRTMGDVDKVLRVSPQRPASDFLSDSQDSQSSERSQDLSSSSFNMPSFDSLQNYNSSPYPPITSSVPYNVPLTSSMMMPSIPDFSSFPSMSNYPVQRGYGQYPIPSYPYHMSHPMLLPQPNMDVPSDYLRYSRPISQHTVNMDTLSGSNVLSMPPYRGSPITDMLPIPPSRHKSSASSTGNLPVSQDNSML; this comes from the exons ATGGCAGAGAACAGCTGCCAACTGAGTGATGAGAAGTTTATAGGCAATAACATATTGCAGCAAGATGAAAGCCTTGATTCTTACCTGGATGGTCAGTCAGTATCTGCAACCCCAGCTGGGAGTTTGAAGAGTGGAGGTCTTGCAGAGCTAGAGGAAGAGGGAGACACTAGTTCCAAGTTCAGTTTCAGTGGTTCAGATGAGCAGGACTTGTCTGACATTATATCAGATAGGAACATAATGGATGACAATTCTAATAGTAACATCAACACAGCTCAGAATAGCAATGAAGACAGCAGTAATGGTGCAGGAGAGAATGAGGATTcaagtgatgatgatgatgatgatgatgatgatgatgcagAAGTTAGTGAGGAATCAGATCAGTCTGATGGGGAAAAAGATGATGAAGAAGACGAAGAAGATGATGATGGTGGGGACAATGAGGGCAATGAAAATGATGATGATCAGCAGGGTgataaagaagtaaaaaatgaaGGAGAAATGGAAGTTGATAAAG AAGAATTACCGACACCAGTTGTAAAAGCAGAAGCTGAAATTGATGCCAGTAAAACTTCTTTAACCTCACCAACGGAGGCAGCACAGGAGCCTTCCCAAGATCAACACCAAGATGTGGATGAGAAAAAGTCATTAGGAAGTGGCAAAAAAACGATCAAATACTACGCAGGATGGatcaaagaagaagaaaagaaaggtTACCAAAGat agaaacagaaaaacaaaaagaaaacgtCACAATCAAAGAAGTCAGGGAAGAAGAAGAAATCTTCACATGAAAGAAAGAACATCAG AGAAATCCTGAAAGAAGATGAACTGGAATCTGAAACGGTTGCTGCCCAAGCTGCAGAATTAGAAAGACGAAAGAGATTAATGGATCTTAAAGGTGTGCAAAGGGAGACCAGGCAATCAGAGAGTGAAGAACCATGTGGTCTGCCTGAGAAGGACTCAGAATTAAGATCTCTGTTGCAAG CTGCTGAAGCTGAGGTGTGTGCTACTTCCAATGATGATATTATCTTAATGGAGACTGAAGATGAGAAGATAAAAATGGCTCCTaaaccacccccacccccagttCCGC ATGATGTGATCACCCTGAGCAGTGATGATGAAGAGGAGGAAATAGTTGGACGGGTTGGAAGTCAGGGCTCAACAGCAGCACGGACAGAGGAGGACTACGATGATGAAGATCTGTGTGGTACtcaggaggaggaggaggaggattCCACTGACGACCCCAATGACAGTGGGTTCCATATCAATGATCAGGAGAACCAGCCAGATGCGCAGGGTCGTGTTCTAGTCAATGTGAAACACCCAAGTGAAGATCCTGATGTGTTTCTGGCTCCTCAGATAGCTCGAGTAATCAAGCCCCACCAG atcgGTGGCATTCGGTTTCTTTATGACAATTTGGTAGAGTCTTTATCCAGATTCAAATCAAGTGCAGGGTTTGGCTGTATTCTGGCTCATAGTATGGGCCTTGGTAAAACTATTCAGTTGGTAGCTTTCATTGATGTCTTCTTGAGGGAGACAACTGCAAAGACTGTACTGTGCATTGTGCCTATAAACACATTACAGAACTGGATGTCAGAGTTTAATATGTGGCTGCCATCACCTGGGTCAGAGAATTTAAGAAAGGGTGATCGGCCAAGAATGCAGAAAGTGTACTTGTTAAATGACAGTCACAAGACCATGTCCGCCAGGGCTAGTGTAATAG AAAACTGGTGTGTCACTGGAGGTGTGTTACTGATGGGCTACGAAATGTACAGGCTTCTTTGCTCACGAAAAAACCCAATTTATCAGAAACCAAAGAGGCccaaaaaatgtgcaaagcCAGAAATCATAGACCTTGAGGAGGAGGATAGGAACAAAATGTTGCTTGTTG ACATTCAGTCGGCCTTGGTGCGCCCTGGTCCTgacctggttgtgtgtgacGAGGGACACAGGATTAAAAACAGTCATGCTGGGATTTCACAGTCTTTGAAAAATATCAGGACAAA GAGAAGAGTTGTACTGACGGGATATCCACTTCAGAACAACCTTTTGGAATACTGGTGTATGGTGGACTTTGTGCGTCCAAACTATCTTGGGTCTAAGACGGAATTCTGCAATATGTTTGAGAGGCCCATAATGAATGGCCAGTGTGTTGACAGTACGATTAAGGACATCAAGATTATGAGGTACAGAGCCCATGTTCTTCATAGTCTGCTAGAGGGCTTTGTGCAAAG GCGTGGCCACACTGTACTCCGATACAACCTTCCACCGAAACAAGAGTTTGTGTTCCTTGTTAAACTGTCACCTATCCAACGAGCTGTGTATAAACAGTTCATGGAGTGCATTGAGAGTGGAACTATGTCCTCCTGGGAAACAACAAATCCTTTGAAGGCCTTTTCAGTCTGTTGTAAG ATTTGGAATCACCCTGATGTCCTTCACAAAGTTCTTGCCCAGAAGCGCATGAGTGCTGCTGATGACAACGATCTGGACATTGACACAGAGTCAAAAGCAAATGGAGAGGCTGGAAAATCCAAGAAGAAGAAACGGGTTAATAATCTACCTTCGGATGAAAGTTATGGAGAGAAAAATGTCATATCATATGACTGG GCTGAACCAGTCATGAAAGACTACCGGGAAGGTCTGTTGGAAAGTGGTGGGAAAATGGTGCTGCTTTTTGAGATTCTACAGAAGAGTTTGTCACTAGGAGAAAAGATGCTTGTTTTCAG TCAGAGCCTTTTCACATTGAACATCATTGAAGAGTTCCTGAGCAAACAGAAAGTTGACAGGCCAAACCTTGATGAGTACTGGTGCAGGAATAAGAACTATTTTC GGTTGGATGGCGCCACAGCTGGGACTGACAGGGAAAAGCTGATAAACCAGTTCAATGCGCCTGATAATGACAGAGTTTGGCTGTTCCTGCTGTCGACCAG AGCTGGCTCTTTAGGCATAAATTTGATTGGAGCTAACCGAGTGGTTGTCATGGATGCATCATGGAACCCATGCCACGACTGCCAAGCTGTGTGTCGTGTGTATCGCTATGGGCAGCAGAAGAACTGTTATGTTTACCGCTTTGTGAGCGAGAACACATTGGAGAAAAAAATCTACGAACGACAGATTAATAAGCAAGGCATGTCTG accgAGTTGTGGATGAATTGAATCCAGAGAACAATTTCACCAGAGGACAAGTAGAATCTCTCCTTCATTATGAG GACAAAGATTTTCCTGCCCCAGATTTGTCCAATGCTGATGAAATGTTTGATGATGATGTCCTTCTCCATACATTGAAGAAACACAACAACTGGGTTACACAG CTGCCATTCACCCATGAATCTCTGTTGATTGACAAGAAGGAACTGAGACTCTCCAAGCAGGAGAAGAGGCTGGCAAAACAAAGTTATGCTATGGAAAAGAAGCTGAATGTGTCCTACTCACGGCCTTCATATGCTGCTTATTACCCAAAATATGCACCAGGAGGGCGCTTCACTCCAAGAGGAGCAag CCCAAAACATGGACGTCCCATTGCCAGTGTTAAGCCAATCATGTCCACTCCTGTACCAGTGCAGTCCCACCCTGTCCTTGGCCCAAGTGGTCAGTCCACTTTCCCATTGCAGCAGCTTGTCCGGCCAGGTGTGTCTGTTCACCAGGTCATTACAACCACAG ATATTGTTTTACCTGGGTCCAACACAGCCTCCAATGCACGACCTGTTAATAGAATTGCAGCTGGACAGAATGTGCTTGTCATAAAAACTACTAAAGGTGTGTACATACGAACAAGTGACGGGAAGATTTTCGCTGTGAGATCTCGCGCAGATCAACAGAGCATTCAGAGTGAGATCTCAAACCAAACAACCTCATCGAATATACATATGACCACTCCAACTACAACAA ACAGTATGGCTGGAAATATCAACCCCCTGGTAGGCATGGCCAAGCAGGTTGAAAGAACTCTTCAGAAAAGAGGTGACCCTTCAGCATCAAAGAACTGTGATCTGTTGGcaaatatatatgcacagaCAAAGACAGTCAACAGTCTTCTAAACAAACCCCTTGAGCCAGACAACACAGCTGAAACAAAGTCTAAAGAGACTCCAGTGAGCACTACACCCTCCATCCAGCTACAAAGGAGTGTCCCTAAAGTTGTACCCACTGTCACAGCAACTCTGAGTAACAAACTAGCAGGGGTAAAAACGTACAGGAAAGAACAGGAAAGTTCTCCAAAAACATCGACTTCAAGTTCTGCTCTAATAGACAGCCTGTTTGACTCTGAATCTGAGTCTGAATCTGAGTCTGTGGGTAAAACTCCAGGAGATGTTCAGTCGTTCGAAACAAACATGAACACaagcaaaaattttaaaatggtgGCACCCTTCGAACCTAACGTATCAAAGGAAGCAGTTACCAATGGCAACCAGCTTTGGCCTTTGAAGTCTTTTGAAAGTGACTCTCAAGCTAGAGGTGGAACTGAGAATAATACAAGGGCAAATAATCAAATGGGTACTCACATTTCACAGCCGTCAACAACAATGATTAATAGTTATCCCATTAGGAGATTTGAGTCAGATTGGTCGTCTGGGTTGACTAGTTCACCATCTGATGTGTCGAGAGAGAGCCGTGACCTTGACTTTGATTCAAGGACAATGGGAGATGTTGACAAAGTGTTGCGAGTGTCCCCGCAACGCCCAGCCAGCGATTTTCTCAGTGATAGTCAAGATTCTCAGTCAAGTGAACGAAGTCAGGATCTGAGTTCATCGTCGTTCAACATGCCAAGTTTTGACTCCTTACAGAACTACAATTCATCACCTTACCCACCTATCACATCATCTGTTCCATACAACGTCCCATTAACTTCTTCCATGATGATGCCTAGTATACCAGACTTCTCTAGTTTCCCATCCATGTCCAATTACCCTGTCCAGCGAGGCTATGGCCAATACCCAATCCCTAGCTACCCTTACCATATGTCCCACCCAATGCTTCTCCCTCAACCAAATATGGATGTCCCAAGTGACTACCTCCGGTACTCTCGACCAATTTCTCAGCACACGGTGAACATGGACACGTTGTCGGGGTCAAATGTGCTGAGCATGCCCCCATATCGTGGTTCTCCCATCACAGACATGCTGCCGATCCCACCATCTCGTCATAAATCGTCTGCATCGTCCACTGGTAATCTCCCTGTCTCTCAAGACAACTCCATGCTCTGA